One part of the Athene noctua chromosome Z, bAthNoc1.hap1.1, whole genome shotgun sequence genome encodes these proteins:
- the SUSD1 gene encoding sushi domain-containing protein 1 gives MRRRRGPRSTQERRGGGGDMSAGGGGALGPLLLLLALLPCAGRRRAVANRSVPDVCATCHIHATCHQTEGKSVCICNYGFVGNGRTHCQDKDECQIGASKICGNHTLCHNTHGSFYCVCLDGYRASNNNKTFIPNDGTNCTDIDECEKSGLCGHNARCVNTEGSYKCYCNDGYKLENGELSFQPDGNIVSCKEIGCGSPPEMKHGYIVGNYSLLPGSVVHYECKEGFYSNEGKFSYCTANETWEPATLSCKGVDCGVPPSVLNARPTSVSGTTYRSEVTYHCVHGYFIASGNQTAVCNAKGQWDGTDLVCKEIDCGKPLMIPHTEIIWDNSTTLWSRVYYHCKEGYYFNGDRNFSECTIDQLWENITYICKEEELLSNLSIFNETCVKWQRKTGRLQVQAIYIFHILGQRLDEKKFSEDVIFNITTSEDNPKVCLDLKSGSNYVVNITTISSTNITVSVTVAVQTKVKEAFNNVLIFNDTCLKWRRNVRGADVEDRYSFHVQGQRWYQKEFFHEMTFNLTTHKQAPEVCFDLQPGTNYSVNISMVALNFSLLVSMTTQIADPPFPDVEFVAVKGSAPLLRLRKAEDRNGPISLYQVIVLPLGLQNTFICDSFTAATFFSNTTDIKGYVAAEFQAKDVADNMSITLGDRHYYGKFYNAPLKLGEEYCVFLRIISEWNKVRTQSCAVWAQIKDLSPTLQYMTAVGVGSVAAVCLILFLSFSAARSYLHSTVHSPPAALACEAVHLSATMDVAQTGITSSFLETENVSLL, from the exons ATGCGGAGGCGCCGCGGGCCGCGCAGCACCCAGGAGcgcagaggcggcggcggggacatgagcgcgggcggcggcggggcgctggggccgctcctgctgctgctggcgctgctgccgtgcgcggggcggcggcggg cagttGCAAACAGATCGGTTCCAGATGTCTGTGCAACGTGCCACATTCATGCTACATGTCATCAAACTGAAGGAAAAAGTGTCTGCATTTGTAACTATGGATTTGTAGGCAATGGAAGAACCCACTGTCAAG ATAAAGATGAATGCCAGATTGGAGCCAGCAAGATCTGTGGAAATCACACACTATGTCATAATACACATGGAAGTTTTTACTGTGTTTGCCTTGATGGATACCGAGCCTCCAACAACAACAAGACATTTATTCCCAATGATGGCACAAACTGTACAG ATATAGACGAATGTGAGAAGTCTGGGCTCTGTGGTCACAATGCAAGATGTGTGAATACTGAAGGAAGCTACAAGTGTTACTGCAATGATGGTTATAAATTAGAAAATGGAGAGCTTTCTTTTCAACCAGATGGCAACATAGTTTCATGCAAAG AAATTGGATGTGGTTCCCCTCCTGAAATGAAGCATGGCTACATTGTGGGGAACTACAGCTTGCTACCGGGAAGCGTCGTTCATTATGAATGTAAAGAAGGGTTTTACAGCAACGAGGGAAAGTTCTCATATTGCACTGCAAATGAAACTTGGGAACCCGCCACTTTAAGCTGTAAAG GTGTGGATTGTGGGGTTCCACCTTCTGTTTTAAATGCACGTCCAACATCTGTAAGTGGGACCACATACAGAAGTGAAGTTACTTACCATTGTGTTCATGGTTACTTTATTGCAAGTGGCAATCAGACGGCAGTCTGCAATGCCAAAGGACAGTGGGATGGTACTGACCTGGTGTGCAAAG aaatagACTGTGGCAAACCTTTGATGATTCCACACACAGAAATTATTTGGGACAACTCTACCACTCTATGGAGCAGAGTGTACTATCATTGTAAAGAAGGATATTATTTTAATGGAGACAGGAATTTTTCAGAATGCACAATAGATCAGTTGTGGGAGAATATTACATACATATGCAAAG AGGAGGAATTACTCAGTAATTTGTCCATATTCAATGAAACATGTGTGAAGTGGCAAAGGAAAACTGGAAGACTGCAAGTGCAAGCAATATACATA TTTCACATACTGGGCCAAAGATTGGATGAGAAGAAGTTCTCAGAAGATGTGATATTTAACATCACTACAAGTGAAGATAATCCAAAGGTGTGTTTAGATCTCAAATCTGGCAGTAACTACGTGGTGAATATTACTACCATCTCTTCCACAAACATCACTGTCTCAGTTACAGTAGCAGTTCAAACAAAGG TAAAGGAAGCTTTCAATAAcgtattaatttttaatgatacCTGCCTGAAGTGGCGGCGAAATGTAAGAGGAGCTGATGTGGAAGACAGATACTCA TTTCATGTTCAAGGCCAGCGTTGGTATCAGAAGGAATTCTTTCATGAAATGACCTTCAACCTTACTACACACAAGCAGGCTCCAGAAGTTTGTTTTGATTTGCAGCCAGGCACCAATTACTCTGTTAATATATCCATGGTAGCTTTGAATTTTTCACTGCTCGTTTCCATGACAACACAAATCGCAG aTCCCCCTTTTCCAGATGTAGAATTTGTTGCAGTAAAAGGTTCTGCACCCTTGCTCAGACTCCGGAAAGCAGAAGATCGAAATGGACCGATCAG TCTTTATCAAGTGATTGTGCTTCCTCTGGGTTTGCAAAACACTTTTATTTGTGACTCCTTCACTGCTGCAACTTTCTTTAGTAACACCACTGACATTAAAGGATATGTGGCAGCTGAATTTCAGGCGAAGGATGTTGCTGATAACATGTCAATTACTCTTGGAGACAGACATTACTACGGGAAGTTTTATAATGCTCCATTAAAGCTGGGAGAAGAGTATTGTGTTTTTTTGAGAATAATAAGTGAGTGGAATAAG gtgAGAACACAGTCCTGTGCTGTTTGGGCACAAATTAAAG atttatcACCCACTCTGCAATACATGACTGCTGTTGGAGTAGGGTCAGTTGCTGCTGTCTGCCTTATACTGTTCCTGTCATTCTCAGCAGCACG